TATTTTTTCCATATGAGCCGGTAAGGCTATAATCACAGGCATCAAAGGAAGAGCCATCACCACTAGGGTTTGAAACGGTAGTCCTTTTTATACGAGAGGAATTGAGCAAGGAAAGGGCGATTCCTATTCCTTGATTTCCAAGAGGCATAACCCCTGCCAGATACTCATAATTTACCTCATTAAGATAGCGGCTATGCATAAATCCGATCCCTTTTTTCTCTATCTTTCCAAGCCCAGCGGGATTGTAGCATATGCTGTCAACATCATCCGAAAGAGCACAATATGCACCACCCATTCCACTTGCCCTTGCACTAACCCCAATATTTAGAAATTGTGCCCCTGATATTCCGGCCTTTTCATCAATTCCATAGCTTGAAAATGCTATTAAGCCAATTACTAAAAGCAATTTCATTTTCATTTCACAATGGCAATCCTACCTGTTGCCTTCTCTTTCTTGTTATTTGTAATTA
The sequence above is a segment of the bacterium genome. Coding sequences within it:
- a CDS encoding UPF0164 family protein; translation: MKLLLVIGLIAFSSYGIDEKAGISGAQFLNIGVSARASGMGGAYCALSDDVDSICYNPAGLGKIEKKGIGFMHSRYLNEVNYEYLAGVMPLGNQGIGIALSLLNSSRIKRTTVSNPSGDGSSFDACDYSLTGSYGKN